Genomic window (Flavobacteriales bacterium):
CTTGGCGTGGTCGTCGGAGGTCATGATCTCCGAGCATTCCGGGCACTTGTACCAGAGTCCCTCGGGGGTCTCCTTCTTCTCCTCGGTGGCGGTGGTGATGCCTTCCTTGACGCGATTGAACCAACCCATGCGTGATGTTTGATCAAGCGAAGTTAAGTGCTCCGAGTTCAGTGGATGACCGCCCTTGCTTCGCTTACCTTCCTTGCCTCCCTTCCCCACTTCGCCAAGTGATGGAAGCTATGGAGGTAAAGGAAGTACAGGAGGTGGTGGGGGAGTGGAACTCCACTTACGCGATCGTCACCTTCTTGTCCAAGTACACGTCCTGGATGGCGTTCAGCAGTTGCACGCCTTCTTTCATGGGGCGCTGGAAGGCTTTGCGGCCACTGATCAGACCCTGTCCACCGGCGCGCTTGTTGATCACTGCGGTGCGCACGGCTTCGGCCAGGTCGCTGGCACCGCTGCTGGCTCCGCCGCTGTTGATCAAGCCGATGCGGCCCATGTAGCAGTTGGCCACTTGGTAACGGCAGAGGTCGATCGGATGGTCGGTGGTGAGGTCGCTGTATACTTTCTTGTGCGTCTTTCCGTATCCGCTGCCCATGGCGGTGTAGCCACCGTTGGACTCGGGCAATTTCTGCTTGATGATGTCCGCTTGGATGGTGACGCCGAGGTGGTTGGCTTGTGCGGTGAGGTCTGCGGCGGTGTGGTAGTCTTTGCCGTCCTTTTTGAAGCCCGGGTTGCGCAGATAGCACCAGAGAATGGTGGCCATGCCCAGCTCGTGCGCGTACTGGAATGCCTCGGCCACTTCAGTGATCTGGCGGGTGCTCTCGTCGCTGCCGAAGTAGATGGTGGCGCCCACGGCCACGGCGCCCATGTCCCATGCGCTTTCCACCGTGCCGAACATCACCTGGTCGAACTTGTTCGGCAGGGTCATCAGCTCGTTGTGGTTGAGCTTCACGATGAAGGGGATCTTGTGAGCATACTTCCGCGCCACGCTGCCCAGCACGCCGTAGGTGGAGGCCACGGCATTGCAGCCGCCTTCCATGGCCAGTTCAACGATCTTGTCCCCGTCGAAATAGATGGGGTTCGGTGCGAAACTGGCGCCACCGCTGTGCTCGATGCCTTGGTCCACGGGCAGGATGCTCATGTAGCCGCTGTTGGCCAGTCGGCCATTGCCGTAGAGCGCCTGGATGCTGCGCATCACCTGCGGATTGCGGTTGCTCAGCGCGAAGGAGCGGTCCACGAAATCAGGGCCGGGCAGGTTCAATTGGGCTTTTTCAATGGTCTTGCAGGTGTGCCCCAGAAGGCTTTCCGCATCGGCGCCCAACAGTTCGTTCAAATTCCCGGTTTTCATAGTGCTCATGTGGCTACGCTAAAAATTTGGCCGCAAAGGTAGGGTTTGGTGGAGGCTATTGAGAACCGATCTCACCATAGAGGTACTGAGGGCCCGAGGAACAGGTGACAGTATGCAGTATGTAGTCTCCAGTGGCAGTCGGCCGTAGCAGTTCGTAGCAGCCCGATCACTATCCACGGATAACCAACTGCATTTCTTCGCGCCTCCGCGTCTCTGCGACCATACTCTCTGTGGATCACGGTAGATCAGAACGGATATCCGATCCCCAGATTGAAATTCAACTTGTTGCCCAAGGTGGTGGTCAACTCCGGTGACTTGGGCTGGAAGAGCCAGCGCTGTCCCATGGGCAGGCCGGGATCCTTGGTCTGCAGCCCGAGGTCAAAGCGTACGAGGAAGAAATCGAAGTTGAGCCGCGCGCCCACACCGGTGCCGAAGGCCAGTTCACCGGCCGCCTTGCCGATCTGGAAACCACTGCCGGGCTTGGCGGGGTTTTCCTGGAGGTCCCAGATATTCCCGATGTCCACGAAGAAGGCACCTTCGAGGTAGCCGATCAGCTTGAACCGGTATTCCGCGTTGCCTTCGATGCGGATCTCGCCCACGCGGTCGAACGCGTCCAATGGGGCGCTGTAGGAGCCGGGGCCCAGGGAGCGCGCGCGCCAGGCCCGTATGCCGTTCGCCCCACCGCTGAAGAAACTGCTTTCGAAGGGCAGTACCCCCAAGTTTCCGAAGGGCACGCCCACGCCGGCATCCACGCGGAAGGCCAGACTGCTTTTGGAGTGGATGGTGTGGTAATAGCGCATGTCGTTCTCCACCTTCACGAACTGGGCGAAACGCACCCCGGCCAGCGTATAGAAGCTGTTGCCCGCCGTGTCGGTCTGCTGGTCCGTCCGAAAGGCCTCGTTCGTCAACCGCAGCAGGTTTCCCGCGGTCTGGAGCGTGGGGCGCCATAAAAAGACGTTCCGCTTGTGGTCCCCTTCCTGTGTGTTCAAGGTGAGGGTGGCCCGGGCACCGGCGATCACGTGGTCGGTATAGCTGTCGCGCAGCACCGCATCGTTGGAGGTCCGGATGAAATCCTGGAAGCCTGTGCTGATCAACGGGATCCGGATGATGTTCACCTCCGCCGGGTACAGGGCCATGGACAGGGTGCGGCTCTTGTTCCATTCATAGCCGTAGCTCATCTTGGCCAAGGTGCGCGTATAGTCAGGCCGGCGCTGATAGTTGTACAGCAGATTTACGGCGGTACGCCTGCCCCAGGTGTTCGGCCAGCGGTCATCGGTGTTCCAGAAGGGGATGATGAAGCGGGGAAAGCGGATGGTGACCTCCGGGCCGATCTCCACGGTGTTGAAGAGCACGTCGTGGCCCACGTCGGAACTGGCATCACCGGCGGAGCCGCGGCCGTCCAGGCTCTGTTGCGCCTCTAAGCCGAGCGCCATCCGGGCCTGTATGGAGCCCATGCTCCGGAAGAGGTTTTTATGGCGGTAGTTCAGGCTGACGGAGGTGCCCAAGAAGCCGCCGCGGTTGGTGCCGAAGCCTTCGAGCGAGAGGCTCTGCCGCTTGCTGGGGATGACGTCGATCAAGCAATCGGCCTGGTTGTGGGACCGGGTCTGTGTGGTGTCGAAGGTGATGTCAACGCGGTTGAACACGTTCAGGTTGAGCAGGCGGCGGTACGTGCGGTCGTTGGTGGTCTCGCTGAACTTGGACCCTCCCTTCAGGAGGAGGCTGCTGCTCAATGCCTTCGGGCGGTAGGCCGGTCTCTTCCCGGTGAAAAGGAAGGTGTAGTTCTTGTATTCCACGGTGTCCGACGGCAAGGGTTTCTTGCCGAAGCCGGGGCGTTGCGTCATGTCCACCGTGATGTCCTCCAGGAAGTACACGGTCCCTTCCGGGGTGCCCGCCAAGCCGCGCCTCCCGCGGGCCAAGGGACGCTCGAAGCGGAGCTGCAGGTCCACCTCCTGGTCCCCGGCGCTGGTGTCCGCCACATATTGCAGCAGGTCCCGCGTGAAATAGAGGTAGCCCTGCTTCCGGAGCATTTCGGTGATGCGGTTGCGTTCCTTATCGAGCACGTCGGCGTCGAAGCGGATGCCGGGGACCAGCAGGGTGGAAGCCCGGGAGGCGCGCACCAGGCTGTCGATGGCGGGATCGTCCACGGACCATTCCGCCGAACAGATCGTGTAAGGTCGGCCCGCCGTGATGCGGTATTCCACCTCCGCCTTGGGTTGGCGGAAGGCACTGCCCCGCTTGTTCGAAAAAAGCCTGGAGCGCTCGAAGAAGATGGTGTCGGAAACGGTGGCATTGAAGAAACCCTCTTTGCCGAGGTAGAGCTTCAGTTGGTCCACGCTGCGGTCCACCAAGGAACTGTCCAGGATCACCGGAGCCTCGCCCACATCTTCGCGCAGCCACACACGGAGCGTCCGCCGGCACTCTTTGTCCTTCACTTGCTTCGGTTCCTTGCCGCGCGCGATGCGCTTGGCGTTTTTCGCTACGGCCTTTTCCGCTCGCCGGACGTTCTTCACGGCACAGATCGAATCCACCTCTGCCTTGCGACTTGCCGTTTTTTCCGGGCTGCTCCAGTTGTAGAAGTGGAGGTAAAGGCGTTGGCCCAGCACTTTGTTGTTGGGCTTCTGCTTGAGGATGCCCTTCAGCTCATCCGTGGTAAGGTCCTTGGCATCTGACTTCACGATGTTCCGCACCAAGAGATGCTCGCCCTTGGGCACGCGTTTGGTCGGGTTGCACGCCGCCAGCAGGGCCGTGACGGCGACCAAGAGGGGGATATGGAACTTGCTGTAGCGCACGGATAGGCGGAAGGACGGCTAATTTGCGCGGCGATGTACGGAAAGACCATGCCACGGCGGGCGAAGATATTCGGCAAATGAGCGGGGGCCATGTGAAGCGCATGCGTGCGCTGCATCAGCGCAAGTTCCGGGAGGCCGAAGGGCTGTTCCTGGTGCAGGGGCGGAAGATGCTGCGCGAACTGCTGGCCACCCGGTTCGAGGTGGTGGAGCTGCATGCCACGGAAGAAGCGGCCCGTGAAATGGGCCTTGCCGACGCGGTCATTTCCCCTGCGCATGATCTGGAGCGCATGGGCACTTTTACTCAGGGCAACGAGATGGTAGCGGTGGTGCGGAAACCGGCCCCGGCCTCGCTGATCTTGCCAGCGGCCGACCGTTTCGTGCTGGCCGTGGACGACGTTTCCGACCCCGGCAACCTCGGCACATTGCTGCGCATCGCGGACTGGTTCGGAGCGGAACAGTTGTGGTGCTCCACCGAAAGCGTGGAGGTCTGGAATCCGAAATGCGTGCAGGCGAGCATGGGTTCGATCTTCCGCGTACCGGTGGTGCCGACCGAACTGCCCGCTGCATTGCGGCAGGCTGCTGAAGGAGGCGTTCATATCTACAAGGCCGAAGCCTCGGGCGCGGATGTTTTCACCGTGAAGTTGGCCCGACCCGCCGTGCTGGTGCTGGGCAGTGAATCACACGGACTGTCGAAATGCGTGTTGGATGCGCCCGGAAGTTCCATCGCTATTCCGTCCTTCGGCGGGGCGGAATCGTTGAACGTTTCAGCGGCGGCGGCTGCGCTTTGTATGGAGCTGGTGCGGCATGGGCGGTGATCGTTCCTGTTCCCTCAGATTATGCACAAAGGATTAAAAGTAGGCAAAACATAGGGGAGTATTCCGAAATGTGTGTCAATCTGCACTGAGGCACGGTGACATTCTCCTGGCCCCAAGCCAAAGGAGAATGTCTCCGTGCCGGATCCTCAGACCAGCACATGGGCCAATCTTTCGGGGTACATGTTGCTCAACGACTGAAGGATCTGCGGCCAGCTGCGGACCTTTCTCTTCCAGCTTTTCTCGTTGTGCTTAAGTGTCAAATATAATTGCTTCTCCAAGGCACTTTCGCTGATGAACGCACCCTTGGTCTTGGTGGCCTTGCGAAGAATGCGGTGCAGGGCCTCCACCGGGTTCGTGGTGTAGATCACCCTGCGTATGGCATCGGGATGATCAAAGAACGGGCTTAGCTCGCACCAGTCTTTCTCCCACTTGGCCGCGATCTCCGGATATCTCCCTACCCATTCCCGCTTGAACTCCTGGAGCTTTTCCCAGGCCGCTTCGGGACTATCCTGCTGGTAGATCGAACGCAGTCCTTGGCAAACTGTCTTGTAGTCCTTCCAAGAGACGAACTTCAAGCTGGTGCGCACCATATGGACGATGCAGCGCTGTACGACCGCTCGCGTGAATACGCCTTGGATCGCCTCGCTGAAGCCGTTCAGGCCGTCCACGCTGAAGAACAGCACGTCCTTTACCCCGCGGTCCTTGATGTTCTCCAGAACGCGCGCCCAATGGCGTGCTCCTTCCGCATCGCCGATGAACAAGCCGAGAACATCACGTTCCCCGTCCATCCTCACCCCGTATACCGAGTAAACGGCTTTGGTCAACACCTTTCTATTCTCCCGGACCTTGTAGTGGACCGCATCGAGATAAATGACCACGTACACCTCTTCCAGCGGGCGGTTGCGCCATGTCTCGATCTCCTCGAACACCCGGTCGGTGATCGAGCTGATGAACGATGGGGAGTAGCTCACCCCGTACATCTTCTTTAGATGGTCCCCAATGTCCTCGTAGCTGGTGCCCTTGCCGTACAGATGCAGGATCTGGTTCTCCAGTTCGGGGGCCAGCGACCGGTCCCACTTCTTGATGATCGTCGGCTCAAAACTGCCGTTGCGGTCTCGCGGAGGCCTGACCGAAACGGGACCCAGTGCCGTTCTCACGGTCTTGTCGGTGTAGCCGTTGCGCCTATTGCTCCGCTTCTTCTCCTGGTCCAAATGCGCGTCCATCTCCCCTTCGAAGGCGGCGGAAAGCAGGCGGCCGATCATGCCCGTGAGCACACCGTGTTCTCCGATCAGGCCCTTGCCTTCTGTCAATCCTTGGATGGCTTCTTGCTCGAACTTGGCGTAGTCGAACGCCTTCTCTTTTTCAACTTTTCTCTTTTTCATGGGGCAAGTTTCTGAATGGTTTGTCAAACTATCCTTGACACACTTTTCAGAATACTCTCAAACATAGTGACTCCCGTAAACTACATTTTACTAAGCTTCACTCCCGAAATGGAACGATCCGCCACACATTCGCCCGCAGGGATGTCCGCTTCGGGGCCGATACGTATCGGACCGAACAGTTCATCAGCGTGGGTGCCGAGCGAAGTCGAGGTGCATCAACCCGTCAACCCGTCAACCCGTCAACCCGTCAACCCGTCAACCCGTCAACCCGTCAACCCGTCAACCCGTCAACCCGTCAACCCGTCAACCCGTCAACCCGTCAACCCGTCAACCCGTCAACCCGTCAACCCGTCAACCCGTCAACCCGTCAACCCGTCAACCCGTCAACCCGTCAACCCGTCAACCCGTCAACCCGTCAACCCGTCAACCCGTCAACCCGTCAACCCGTCTTCTAAAGTTACCTTCAGTACTTCCTCCTCCACGCTCCCGGCTTGGGTGTTTCCACACGCGGCATAGTGCAAAACCCCTTGCCATGTTGCGCGGTGGCCTCTTAGCCTTGTTCCTGGCCTGCCCGCTTTGGGCTTACCTTCGGGTTCCCATGGAAACCGTGCAGTCCCGGTCCGCATGGGCCTGCGTGCGATCCGCTGCGGGCATGGGCATGGACAAGCACAGCCATAGTTGGAACGCTGATGCAAGAACCAACCTGCGTTGCGAACAGGGACCCGATACCACGAAAACATCCCGTGCGGAACAGGTGGGCAGCTACCAACACCCGGACCCGGAAGTGTATAGGGAAATACTGTGGCAGATGAAGATGGATCGCCAGCGCCAAGCGACAACGCTGGAAGGATGCGCAAGCCAACTGCATGAACTTCAACAGCGTGTGGATTTCCTGGAATTGTACGTGGACGAGCTGCGGAAGCACATTGCTTACGAACTTCCCATCTCACATGAGGCTCCTACACTCACACCTGCACAAGCGCAATACCTGCGGGAATTGATCCAGAGACCAGTGCCGACCCCATCAACAGAAGAAAAATAAAAAAAGCCCCCGGTGCTATGAACACCGAGGGCCGTAACTCCAGTCCCACGAACACGCGAATGAACATGAAACAGAGATAGCAAAGATACGATCCTCCCTGGAGCAAGCCGCATGCCGGGTGGGACGGTGAGCACCCGGTATCCACGATCACGTGGCCGGAAGCGGAAAGCATCTTTGGGAAAACCTAGCGTGTCTTCCAAGTGCCGAAGAAGCGGTGAACAAGAAAGGAGAAAAACAAAAACATGCTCAAAGCACTCCTTCTGTAGTACTCCCCAAAAACTGGACAGGTAGCTAAGGTGGCTAAACTTGTCCAAGGATGACCCGCAAAAGCAGAAGGAAGTTCACTCCCGCATTCAAGGCGCAAGTTGCGCTTGAGGCCGTGAAGGAGAACCATACGATGGCAGAGCTGGCGATGCGCTTTGAGATCGCACCAGCACAGATCGGCCAATGGAAGAAGCAGTTGGCGGAGAACGCCGCTGGGGTCTTTGAAGGGACCCCGACGGCGTCCTCCGCCATGCCAGGTGGTCACGACCCCGAAAAATTGTTCGCCGAGATCGGCAGGTTGAAAATGGAGAACGACTTGCTAAAAAAACGGTCCGATGAGCGTGGCACAAAAGCGGCATGCCATTGCCACCGTTCAGGAAGGCAGCATCATGGAGCGCTGCCGGGCGCTGGACCTTGCACGCAGCAGCTTCTACTATCAGCCCAAAGGAGAAAGCGCGTTGAACTTGGAATTGATGCGTTTGATGGATGAAGAGGACACCAAGCATTGCTTCCATGGGTGATCGGCATGCGCGACTTTCTGAGGCTTGAAAAGGGCTATTGGGTGAACGAAAAGCGGGTGCGCAGGCTCCTTCGGCTAATGGGCTTGGAGGCCGTTGCGCCCAAGCCTGACCTGAGCAAACCCGCCAACGGGCATAGGGTCTATCCCTACTTGTTGAGAGGTGTGCAGATTGAAGCTCCGGGGCATGTTTGGAGCACCGACATCACCTACATCGCCATGGGCAAAGGGTTCCTGTATCTCACCGCCGTGATGGACTGGCACAGCCGCTACGTGCTCTCTTGGCAGATCAGCAACACCTTGGACACCTCCTTCTGTCTGGAAGCTTTGCATGGTGCGCTGTTGCAATATCCTGCACCAATGATCTTCAATACCGACCAAGGCAGCCAATACACCAGCGACCTCTTTACCGGGGCGTTGATCCAGGAAGGCATCAAGGTGAGCATGGATGGCAAGGGCCGGGCTACGGACAATGCGTTCATCGAACGACTTTGGAGAAGCGTGAAGCAGCAATGCGTCTATCGCCATAGCCCCGCCGATGGGAATGAGCTGCGCAGCCTTCTGGCCGAGTACTTCGCCTATTACAACCACCAACGACCACACCAGCACCTGGATGGACTGACCCCGGCACACCTTTACTTTGGTCTGCCCGATACCCGGAACCGTACCCTGACACCAAACCTTGTTGAACCCCAATTCACACTAACAACCGCCTGAAACCTGTCCAGTAAATCGGGAGTACCTCATTCCTTCCTTGACAAACCTCGCCACTCGTGCAATCCCCTTGGCGCTTGTGGCTGCTCTCGCTGTGAAAGCGACGGCACAAAACCTCGTTCCGAACCCGAGCTTCGAGGATACGGCCCGATGTAATGCGGAATACGACCCGGTGCTTTTATCTGCACCACCATGGTTCAAACCGACCACCGCCTCTTCGGATATTTACGATAATGATCTTGAACAACTCTGCGGTATCGCATGGGATCCCGCGAATCCGGACGTTCAGGCCAGTGGTTTCCAATTTGCGCGAACAGGAACTCGCTTTGCAGGTGCCTTCCATTGGTTTGGTGCAAATAGTTCTGACTCGAAAGACTATTTTACCGTTAAGCTAACTGAGGCTCTGATTGAGCAAACGGCCTACGACGTTTCGCTATACTACAGCCGAGCTGACGGATATGCCTTTGCCACAGACCGCATCAGTGTCTTTTTCGGGCCGGACAGTTTCTATGTGCATGATTACCGCACTTTGCATGTGCAGCCGCAAGTTGACTTGATGGACCCGAATAACGAGTACCTAACTAACGCAGAGGATTGGGTCCTGCTAACGGGTTCATTTGTCGCAACGGGAGGCGAACGGTACATGACCATCGGTTCTTTCTTGGACAGTTCCCAAGTGAACGGCACGACCGCACCCACAGGAAATCTGCCATACGCCTATTACTACTATGATGACATTGCGGTGTCGCCAGTACATCAATCAGGTATCGATGAATTGGAATTTTCCGGAGCAGTAACGGGTGACGGCAACCTGCGGTTGATAGGATTGTCGGATGGCACCTATGTAGCGCGATTGATCGATCGAATTGGTCGGGTCATTCAAGAATTCAAACAAGTCCGCTCCATGGCAGGGCATGCGGACATCGCAATAGGGGACCAAGGCATGGCTCACGGGCTATACTTGGTATCGGTTGAGTCAAGCGAAGGGAGGGGGGCCACCCGGTTCGTTTATACCGGTAGGCGGCAATGAGCGTAACACCTCACAACAATGAAGATCGCAATACTTTTGGCTGCTTTGGCCATTCTGGCGAGCACCTCAACTAAGGCACAAGGGCCTCCGGACTGGAACACGATCGGTAACAATACTTTGAATCCGGTGACAAGTTTTTTGGGAAACACGGATGGCATTCCCATCAACTTTCGCACGAACAACGTACTGCGGATGCGTCTCAACGAAAGCCTGCCCGGCCAGCCGGTGAACAACTTCCCGAACGTGGACCTGAGCGGTCACCTTGGGATCGGGGCGCCGGTGCCACCGCAAGCGCTGAGCTTTCTGCACATCAACAACAATGGCAGCTTTTTCGCGGGCTTCCGGCCGTGGATGCGCAGGGGTGAGCATGTCCGAGAACACGGACTGGATGTACGTGGGT
Coding sequences:
- a CDS encoding BamA/TamA family outer membrane protein — its product is MRYSKFHIPLLVAVTALLAACNPTKRVPKGEHLLVRNIVKSDAKDLTTDELKGILKQKPNNKVLGQRLYLHFYNWSSPEKTASRKAEVDSICAVKNVRRAEKAVAKNAKRIARGKEPKQVKDKECRRTLRVWLREDVGEAPVILDSSLVDRSVDQLKLYLGKEGFFNATVSDTIFFERSRLFSNKRGSAFRQPKAEVEYRITAGRPYTICSAEWSVDDPAIDSLVRASRASTLLVPGIRFDADVLDKERNRITEMLRKQGYLYFTRDLLQYVADTSAGDQEVDLQLRFERPLARGRRGLAGTPEGTVYFLEDITVDMTQRPGFGKKPLPSDTVEYKNYTFLFTGKRPAYRPKALSSSLLLKGGSKFSETTNDRTYRRLLNLNVFNRVDITFDTTQTRSHNQADCLIDVIPSKRQSLSLEGFGTNRGGFLGTSVSLNYRHKNLFRSMGSIQARMALGLEAQQSLDGRGSAGDASSDVGHDVLFNTVEIGPEVTIRFPRFIIPFWNTDDRWPNTWGRRTAVNLLYNYQRRPDYTRTLAKMSYGYEWNKSRTLSMALYPAEVNIIRIPLISTGFQDFIRTSNDAVLRDSYTDHVIAGARATLTLNTQEGDHKRNVFLWRPTLQTAGNLLRLTNEAFRTDQQTDTAGNSFYTLAGVRFAQFVKVENDMRYYHTIHSKSSLAFRVDAGVGVPFGNLGVLPFESSFFSGGANGIRAWRARSLGPGSYSAPLDAFDRVGEIRIEGNAEYRFKLIGYLEGAFFVDIGNIWDLQENPAKPGSGFQIGKAAGELAFGTGVGARLNFDFFLVRFDLGLQTKDPGLPMGQRWLFQPKSPELTTTLGNKLNFNLGIGYPF
- a CDS encoding class I fructose-bisphosphate aldolase; this encodes MKTGNLNELLGADAESLLGHTCKTIEKAQLNLPGPDFVDRSFALSNRNPQVMRSIQALYGNGRLANSGYMSILPVDQGIEHSGGASFAPNPIYFDGDKIVELAMEGGCNAVASTYGVLGSVARKYAHKIPFIVKLNHNELMTLPNKFDQVMFGTVESAWDMGAVAVGATIYFGSDESTRQITEVAEAFQYAHELGMATILWCYLRNPGFKKDGKDYHTAADLTAQANHLGVTIQADIIKQKLPESNGGYTAMGSGYGKTHKKVYSDLTTDHPIDLCRYQVANCYMGRIGLINSGGASSGASDLAEAVRTAVINKRAGGQGLISGRKAFQRPMKEGVQLLNAIQDVYLDKKVTIA
- a CDS encoding IS256 family transposase, which codes for MKKRKVEKEKAFDYAKFEQEAIQGLTEGKGLIGEHGVLTGMIGRLLSAAFEGEMDAHLDQEKKRSNRRNGYTDKTVRTALGPVSVRPPRDRNGSFEPTIIKKWDRSLAPELENQILHLYGKGTSYEDIGDHLKKMYGVSYSPSFISSITDRVFEEIETWRNRPLEEVYVVIYLDAVHYKVRENRKVLTKAVYSVYGVRMDGERDVLGLFIGDAEGARHWARVLENIKDRGVKDVLFFSVDGLNGFSEAIQGVFTRAVVQRCIVHMVRTSLKFVSWKDYKTVCQGLRSIYQQDSPEAAWEKLQEFKREWVGRYPEIAAKWEKDWCELSPFFDHPDAIRRVIYTTNPVEALHRILRKATKTKGAFISESALEKQLYLTLKHNEKSWKRKVRSWPQILQSLSNMYPERLAHVLV
- a CDS encoding IS3 family transposase, with amino-acid sequence MRDFLRLEKGYWVNEKRVRRLLRLMGLEAVAPKPDLSKPANGHRVYPYLLRGVQIEAPGHVWSTDITYIAMGKGFLYLTAVMDWHSRYVLSWQISNTLDTSFCLEALHGALLQYPAPMIFNTDQGSQYTSDLFTGALIQEGIKVSMDGKGRATDNAFIERLWRSVKQQCVYRHSPADGNELRSLLAEYFAYYNHQRPHQHLDGLTPAHLYFGLPDTRNRTLTPNLVEPQFTLTTA
- a CDS encoding RNA methyltransferase — protein: MSGGHVKRMRALHQRKFREAEGLFLVQGRKMLRELLATRFEVVELHATEEAAREMGLADAVISPAHDLERMGTFTQGNEMVAVVRKPAPASLILPAADRFVLAVDDVSDPGNLGTLLRIADWFGAEQLWCSTESVEVWNPKCVQASMGSIFRVPVVPTELPAALRQAAEGGVHIYKAEASGADVFTVKLARPAVLVLGSESHGLSKCVLDAPGSSIAIPSFGGAESLNVSAAAAALCMELVRHGR
- a CDS encoding transposase; translated protein: MTRKSRRKFTPAFKAQVALEAVKENHTMAELAMRFEIAPAQIGQWKKQLAENAAGVFEGTPTASSAMPGGHDPEKLFAEIGRLKMENDLLKKRSDERGTKAACHCHRSGRQHHGALPGAGPCTQQLLLSAQRRKRVELGIDAFDG